The Arachis hypogaea cultivar Tifrunner chromosome 16, arahy.Tifrunner.gnm2.J5K5, whole genome shotgun sequence genome contains a region encoding:
- the LOC112755399 gene encoding uncharacterized protein isoform X4, whose amino-acid sequence MGRSRLDALVSVFVTVHPHETSALLHSFFCFFFILSAYFVVLPLRDEGAISLGLSNLPGLFVGSLVLTLIAAPVSSLIFSLPNLSKNKALVSIHRFFSISLIVFFFLWRSSSTSKLIESTTSTYSSEQDGKIGDQGSPTPPLGWDSHGWFYISVRIGLFLWVALLNLITISSTWARSGSRLFGFVGAGATLGQLFGSLFATGMAFVGPFLLLFAALLLEFAARTSRGINCNSSNAEEELTPMRESDSNHENGADEKSEDTVRASPKSSTSLVRLQIWPIFDGLWLILSSTYLLHVSLFIWLSAVISSFFYFQKVSVIATTVTSSLGRRKMFAEINSFIATFILVGQLSMTGRILTVAGVTIAICSAPFIGLLNLVALAVWPDWLVVATCETLRKVVTYVVTRPGRELLFTVVSQDEKYKAKICIDVLVQRLGDAAAAGMYKILFGTLKGKPSTVSLYALPHSIWVAGK is encoded by the exons ATGGGGCGGTCTCGGTTGGATGCGCTCGTCTCCGTGTTCGTTACGGTGCACCCGCACGAGACCTCTGCTCTGCTTCACtccttcttctgcttcttcttc ATTTTGAGTGCGTATTTTGTGGTTCTTCCTTTGCGAGACGAGGGTGCTATCTCGTTGGGCTTATCGAATCTACCAGGTTTATTCGTTGGGTCTTTGGTGCTCACACTCATTGCCGCACCCGTTTCATCTCTCATATTTTCTCTCCCTAATCTTTCAAAAAACAAG GCATTGGTTTCAATACACAGGTTCTTTAGCATATCACTCATAGTCTTCTTTTTTTTGTGGCGCTCCTCATCAACATCTAAATTGATA GAGTCTACTACTTCGACATATTCCTCAGAGCAAGATGGGAAGATTGGTGATCAAGGCAGTCCTACACCTCCATTAGGTTGGGATAGCCATGGATGGTTCTATATCTCAGTCCGAATTGGATTGTTTCTTTGG GTTGCTTTGCTTAATCTAAtcacaatttcttcaacttgGGCAAGG TCAGGTTCGAGATTATTTGGATTTGTTGGGGCTGGTGCTACACTTGGACAACTTTTCGGGTCTCTTTTTGCTACAGGAATGGCTTTTGTCGGGCCAT TCTTGCTATTGTTTGCTGCATTACTATTGGAATTTGCAGCAAGGACATCAAGAGGGATAAATTGTAATTCATCTAATGCTGAAGAGGAATTGACTCCTATGAG AGAATCTGATTCCAACCATGAAAATGGAGCCGATGAGAAGAGTGAAGATACTGTTAGAGCTTCTCCAAAGTCATCTACTTCTTTAGTGAGACTTCAAATTTGGCCTATATTTGATGGATTGTGGCTTATACTATCATCAACTTACCTGTTGCATGTATCATTGTTCATCTGGCTGAGTGCAGTTatctcttcattcttctacttTCAG AAAGTAAGTGTGATTGCCACTACAGTTACAAGCTCTCTGGGAAGAAGAAAAATGTTTGCAGAGATAAATAGCTTTATTGCTACTTTTATCCTTGTTGGGCAGCTGTCCATGACG GGGCGCATTCTTACTGTTGCTGGGGTGACTATAGCTATATGCTCTGCACCTTTTATTGGCCTTTTAAATTTAGTTGCTCTAGCTGTTTGGCCGGACTGGCTGGTTGTTGCCACTTGTGAAACATTAAGAAAG GTTGTTACATATGTTGTGACAAGGCCTGGAAGAGAACTTTTATTTACTGTTGTTTCACAGGATGAGAAGTACAAAGCCAAA ATATGCATCGATGTGTTGGTTCAAAGACTTGGAGATGCTGCAGCAGCTGGAATGTACAAAATACTTTTTGGTACTCTCAAGGGGAAACCATCAACCGTTTCCCTTTATGCTTTGCCT CATTCTATTTGGGTCGCCGGCAAGTAG
- the LOC112755399 gene encoding uncharacterized protein isoform X2 has product MGRSRLDALVSVFVTVHPHETSALLHSFFCFFFILSAYFVVLPLRDEGAISLGLSNLPGLFVGSLVLTLIAAPVSSLIFSLPNLSKNKALVSIHRFFSISLIVFFFLWRSSSTSKLIESTTSTYSSEQDGKIGDQGSPTPPLGWDSHGWFYISVRIGLFLWVALLNLITISSTWARSGSRLFGFVGAGATLGQLFGSLFATGMAFVGPFLLLFAALLLEFAARTSRGINCNSSNAEEELTPMRESDSNHENGADEKSEDTVRASPKSSTSLVRLQIWPIFDGLWLILSSTYLLHVSLFIWLSAVISSFFYFQKVSVIATTVTSSLGRRKMFAEINSFIATFILVGQLSMTGRILTVAGVTIAICSAPFIGLLNLVALAVWPDWLVVATCETLRKVVTYVVTRPGRELLFTVVSQDEKYKAKICIDVLVQRLGDAAAAGMYKILFGTLKGKPSTVSLYALPVCMLWIITAFYLGRRQVELSKHHQIASS; this is encoded by the exons ATGGGGCGGTCTCGGTTGGATGCGCTCGTCTCCGTGTTCGTTACGGTGCACCCGCACGAGACCTCTGCTCTGCTTCACtccttcttctgcttcttcttc ATTTTGAGTGCGTATTTTGTGGTTCTTCCTTTGCGAGACGAGGGTGCTATCTCGTTGGGCTTATCGAATCTACCAGGTTTATTCGTTGGGTCTTTGGTGCTCACACTCATTGCCGCACCCGTTTCATCTCTCATATTTTCTCTCCCTAATCTTTCAAAAAACAAG GCATTGGTTTCAATACACAGGTTCTTTAGCATATCACTCATAGTCTTCTTTTTTTTGTGGCGCTCCTCATCAACATCTAAATTGATA GAGTCTACTACTTCGACATATTCCTCAGAGCAAGATGGGAAGATTGGTGATCAAGGCAGTCCTACACCTCCATTAGGTTGGGATAGCCATGGATGGTTCTATATCTCAGTCCGAATTGGATTGTTTCTTTGG GTTGCTTTGCTTAATCTAAtcacaatttcttcaacttgGGCAAGG TCAGGTTCGAGATTATTTGGATTTGTTGGGGCTGGTGCTACACTTGGACAACTTTTCGGGTCTCTTTTTGCTACAGGAATGGCTTTTGTCGGGCCAT TCTTGCTATTGTTTGCTGCATTACTATTGGAATTTGCAGCAAGGACATCAAGAGGGATAAATTGTAATTCATCTAATGCTGAAGAGGAATTGACTCCTATGAG AGAATCTGATTCCAACCATGAAAATGGAGCCGATGAGAAGAGTGAAGATACTGTTAGAGCTTCTCCAAAGTCATCTACTTCTTTAGTGAGACTTCAAATTTGGCCTATATTTGATGGATTGTGGCTTATACTATCATCAACTTACCTGTTGCATGTATCATTGTTCATCTGGCTGAGTGCAGTTatctcttcattcttctacttTCAG AAAGTAAGTGTGATTGCCACTACAGTTACAAGCTCTCTGGGAAGAAGAAAAATGTTTGCAGAGATAAATAGCTTTATTGCTACTTTTATCCTTGTTGGGCAGCTGTCCATGACG GGGCGCATTCTTACTGTTGCTGGGGTGACTATAGCTATATGCTCTGCACCTTTTATTGGCCTTTTAAATTTAGTTGCTCTAGCTGTTTGGCCGGACTGGCTGGTTGTTGCCACTTGTGAAACATTAAGAAAG GTTGTTACATATGTTGTGACAAGGCCTGGAAGAGAACTTTTATTTACTGTTGTTTCACAGGATGAGAAGTACAAAGCCAAA ATATGCATCGATGTGTTGGTTCAAAGACTTGGAGATGCTGCAGCAGCTGGAATGTACAAAATACTTTTTGGTACTCTCAAGGGGAAACCATCAACCGTTTCCCTTTATGCTTTGCCT GTTTGTATGTTGTGGATAATCACAGCATTCTATTTGGGTCGCCGGCAAGTAGAACTTTCAAAGCACCATCAGATTGCTTCCAGTTGA
- the LOC112757727 gene encoding uncharacterized protein: protein MESTKEQHGLLHQILPPRLEDAGLEDCALPPESIQQAFLKATAAVKSAAAIFSDDDDETAGDCVNDPWPAAAEGTSDAVIGIEPENELPGACAVEKGCEEGGDEVKVSGGSSCEVEEVVDEIVVGEGAKLWRR from the coding sequence ATGGAGTCAACCAAAGAACAACACGGATTACTGCACCAGATCCTACCCCCGCGCCTTGAAGATGCAGGCCTCGAAGATTGTGCTCTTCCGCCTGAATCCATCCAACAAGCATTCCTTAAAGCAACCGCTGCCGTGAAGTCCGCCGCCGCGATTTTCTCCGATGACGATGATGAGACCGCCGGAGATTGCGTCAACGACCCGTGGCCAGCCGCAGCCGAGGGAACCTCCGATGCTGTGATTGGGATCGAGCCGGAGAACGAGCTGCCCGGAGCATGTGCCGTCGAGAAAGGATGCGAAGAAGGTGGCGACGAGGTGAAGGTCTCTGGTGGTAGCAGCTGCGAAGTGGAGGAGGTTGTGGACGAAATTGTGGTTGGAGAAGGAGCTAAATTGTGGAGAAGGTGA
- the LOC112755399 gene encoding uncharacterized protein isoform X3 gives MGRSRLDALVSVFVTVHPHETSALLHSFFCFFFILSAYFVVLPLRDEGAISLGLSNLPGLFVGSLVLTLIAAPVSSLIFSLPNLSKNKALVSIHRFFSISLIVFFFLWRSSSTSKLIESTTSTYSSEQDGKIGDQGSPTPPLGWDSHGWFYISVRIGLFLWVALLNLITISSTWARVIDVMDSESGSRLFGFVGAGATLGQLFGSLFATGMAFVGPFLLLFAALLLEFAARTSRGINCNSSNAEEELTPMRESDSNHENGADEKSEDTVRASPKSSTSLVRLQIWPIFDGLWLILSSTYLLHVSLFIWLSAVISSFFYFQKVSVIATTVTSSLGRRKMFAEINSFIATFILVGQLSMTGRILTVAGVTIAICSAPFIGLLNLVALAVWPDWLVVATCETLRKVVTYVVTRPGRELLFTVVSQDEKYKAKICIDVLVQRLGDAAAAGMYKILFGTLKGKPSTVSLYALPHSIWVAGK, from the exons ATGGGGCGGTCTCGGTTGGATGCGCTCGTCTCCGTGTTCGTTACGGTGCACCCGCACGAGACCTCTGCTCTGCTTCACtccttcttctgcttcttcttc ATTTTGAGTGCGTATTTTGTGGTTCTTCCTTTGCGAGACGAGGGTGCTATCTCGTTGGGCTTATCGAATCTACCAGGTTTATTCGTTGGGTCTTTGGTGCTCACACTCATTGCCGCACCCGTTTCATCTCTCATATTTTCTCTCCCTAATCTTTCAAAAAACAAG GCATTGGTTTCAATACACAGGTTCTTTAGCATATCACTCATAGTCTTCTTTTTTTTGTGGCGCTCCTCATCAACATCTAAATTGATA GAGTCTACTACTTCGACATATTCCTCAGAGCAAGATGGGAAGATTGGTGATCAAGGCAGTCCTACACCTCCATTAGGTTGGGATAGCCATGGATGGTTCTATATCTCAGTCCGAATTGGATTGTTTCTTTGG GTTGCTTTGCTTAATCTAAtcacaatttcttcaacttgGGCAAGGGTAATTGATGTGATGGACAGTGAG TCAGGTTCGAGATTATTTGGATTTGTTGGGGCTGGTGCTACACTTGGACAACTTTTCGGGTCTCTTTTTGCTACAGGAATGGCTTTTGTCGGGCCAT TCTTGCTATTGTTTGCTGCATTACTATTGGAATTTGCAGCAAGGACATCAAGAGGGATAAATTGTAATTCATCTAATGCTGAAGAGGAATTGACTCCTATGAG AGAATCTGATTCCAACCATGAAAATGGAGCCGATGAGAAGAGTGAAGATACTGTTAGAGCTTCTCCAAAGTCATCTACTTCTTTAGTGAGACTTCAAATTTGGCCTATATTTGATGGATTGTGGCTTATACTATCATCAACTTACCTGTTGCATGTATCATTGTTCATCTGGCTGAGTGCAGTTatctcttcattcttctacttTCAG AAAGTAAGTGTGATTGCCACTACAGTTACAAGCTCTCTGGGAAGAAGAAAAATGTTTGCAGAGATAAATAGCTTTATTGCTACTTTTATCCTTGTTGGGCAGCTGTCCATGACG GGGCGCATTCTTACTGTTGCTGGGGTGACTATAGCTATATGCTCTGCACCTTTTATTGGCCTTTTAAATTTAGTTGCTCTAGCTGTTTGGCCGGACTGGCTGGTTGTTGCCACTTGTGAAACATTAAGAAAG GTTGTTACATATGTTGTGACAAGGCCTGGAAGAGAACTTTTATTTACTGTTGTTTCACAGGATGAGAAGTACAAAGCCAAA ATATGCATCGATGTGTTGGTTCAAAGACTTGGAGATGCTGCAGCAGCTGGAATGTACAAAATACTTTTTGGTACTCTCAAGGGGAAACCATCAACCGTTTCCCTTTATGCTTTGCCT CATTCTATTTGGGTCGCCGGCAAGTAG
- the LOC112755400 gene encoding uncharacterized protein has protein sequence MTSAFSGVAVAQGPRLLLRSLRFCSNSHASVRNCRPFAMDSSSVRVSSSNGGGGDGEVRFPLSSAASGALIIQKGDITKWSIDGSTDAIVNPANERMLGGGGADGAIHRAAGPDLVQACLKVPEVRPGIRCPTGEARITPGFKLPASHVIHTVGPIYHADNNPAASLANAYRNSLKVAKENSIQYIAFPAISCGVYGYPYDEAATVAISSIKEFPNDFKEVHFVLFLPEIYDTWVNKAKELLKE, from the exons ATGACTTCAGCGTTCTCTGGAGTAGCAGTGGCGCAAGGTCCAAgacttcttctgaggagcctcagatTCTGCTCGAACTCGCACGCTAGCGTGAGAAATTGCCGTCCGTTCGCGATGGATTCTTCTTCTGTTAGGGTTTCTTCTTCCAATGGTGGCGGTGGCGACGGCGAGGTCCGGTTTCCGTTGTCATCGGCGGCGTCGGGCGCTCTGATCATTCAGAAGGGAGATATCACGAAGTGGTCCATTGATGGTTCCACTGATGCAATA GTGAATCCTGCCAATGAGAGAATGCTTGGAGGTGGTGGAGCTGACGGAG CTATACATAGAGCTGCAGGCCCAGATCTTGTTCAAGCTTGCCTCAAGGTTCCAGAAGTCAGGCCTGGAATCCGCTGCCCAACAGGGGAAGCAAGGATCACGCC AGGTTTCAAGCTTCCAGCTTCTCATGTTATTCATACCGTTGGACCAATTTACCATGCAGATAATAATCCAGCTGCCTCTCTGGCGAATGCGTACAG AAATAGCTTGAAGGTTGCAAAAGAGAACAGCATTCAGTATATAGCATTCCCAGCCATATCATGTGGTGTCTATGG CTACCCTTACGATGAAGCTGCTACGGTGGCTATTTCTTCCATAAAAGAGTTTCCAAATGACTTTAAAGAG GTCCACTTTGTTCTGTTTTTGCCTGAAATTTATGACACTTGGGTAAACAAGGCAAAGGAGTTGCTGAAAGAGTAA
- the LOC112755399 gene encoding uncharacterized protein isoform X1, with protein sequence MGRSRLDALVSVFVTVHPHETSALLHSFFCFFFILSAYFVVLPLRDEGAISLGLSNLPGLFVGSLVLTLIAAPVSSLIFSLPNLSKNKALVSIHRFFSISLIVFFFLWRSSSTSKLIESTTSTYSSEQDGKIGDQGSPTPPLGWDSHGWFYISVRIGLFLWVALLNLITISSTWARVIDVMDSESGSRLFGFVGAGATLGQLFGSLFATGMAFVGPFLLLFAALLLEFAARTSRGINCNSSNAEEELTPMRESDSNHENGADEKSEDTVRASPKSSTSLVRLQIWPIFDGLWLILSSTYLLHVSLFIWLSAVISSFFYFQKVSVIATTVTSSLGRRKMFAEINSFIATFILVGQLSMTGRILTVAGVTIAICSAPFIGLLNLVALAVWPDWLVVATCETLRKVVTYVVTRPGRELLFTVVSQDEKYKAKICIDVLVQRLGDAAAAGMYKILFGTLKGKPSTVSLYALPVCMLWIITAFYLGRRQVELSKHHQIASS encoded by the exons ATGGGGCGGTCTCGGTTGGATGCGCTCGTCTCCGTGTTCGTTACGGTGCACCCGCACGAGACCTCTGCTCTGCTTCACtccttcttctgcttcttcttc ATTTTGAGTGCGTATTTTGTGGTTCTTCCTTTGCGAGACGAGGGTGCTATCTCGTTGGGCTTATCGAATCTACCAGGTTTATTCGTTGGGTCTTTGGTGCTCACACTCATTGCCGCACCCGTTTCATCTCTCATATTTTCTCTCCCTAATCTTTCAAAAAACAAG GCATTGGTTTCAATACACAGGTTCTTTAGCATATCACTCATAGTCTTCTTTTTTTTGTGGCGCTCCTCATCAACATCTAAATTGATA GAGTCTACTACTTCGACATATTCCTCAGAGCAAGATGGGAAGATTGGTGATCAAGGCAGTCCTACACCTCCATTAGGTTGGGATAGCCATGGATGGTTCTATATCTCAGTCCGAATTGGATTGTTTCTTTGG GTTGCTTTGCTTAATCTAAtcacaatttcttcaacttgGGCAAGGGTAATTGATGTGATGGACAGTGAG TCAGGTTCGAGATTATTTGGATTTGTTGGGGCTGGTGCTACACTTGGACAACTTTTCGGGTCTCTTTTTGCTACAGGAATGGCTTTTGTCGGGCCAT TCTTGCTATTGTTTGCTGCATTACTATTGGAATTTGCAGCAAGGACATCAAGAGGGATAAATTGTAATTCATCTAATGCTGAAGAGGAATTGACTCCTATGAG AGAATCTGATTCCAACCATGAAAATGGAGCCGATGAGAAGAGTGAAGATACTGTTAGAGCTTCTCCAAAGTCATCTACTTCTTTAGTGAGACTTCAAATTTGGCCTATATTTGATGGATTGTGGCTTATACTATCATCAACTTACCTGTTGCATGTATCATTGTTCATCTGGCTGAGTGCAGTTatctcttcattcttctacttTCAG AAAGTAAGTGTGATTGCCACTACAGTTACAAGCTCTCTGGGAAGAAGAAAAATGTTTGCAGAGATAAATAGCTTTATTGCTACTTTTATCCTTGTTGGGCAGCTGTCCATGACG GGGCGCATTCTTACTGTTGCTGGGGTGACTATAGCTATATGCTCTGCACCTTTTATTGGCCTTTTAAATTTAGTTGCTCTAGCTGTTTGGCCGGACTGGCTGGTTGTTGCCACTTGTGAAACATTAAGAAAG GTTGTTACATATGTTGTGACAAGGCCTGGAAGAGAACTTTTATTTACTGTTGTTTCACAGGATGAGAAGTACAAAGCCAAA ATATGCATCGATGTGTTGGTTCAAAGACTTGGAGATGCTGCAGCAGCTGGAATGTACAAAATACTTTTTGGTACTCTCAAGGGGAAACCATCAACCGTTTCCCTTTATGCTTTGCCT GTTTGTATGTTGTGGATAATCACAGCATTCTATTTGGGTCGCCGGCAAGTAGAACTTTCAAAGCACCATCAGATTGCTTCCAGTTGA